In Labrus mixtus chromosome 11, fLabMix1.1, whole genome shotgun sequence, a single window of DNA contains:
- the clcn1b gene encoding chloride channel protein 1 isoform X2 → MPSLPRSLPLASLQPLPPLREGFFRSRCPFCLFLSDRVFKLLYGEYREQLGNFARREAARLLTERQWRRQAGENTSSSRKGLGRRHHHHHHHHHHPVTLESHHSHASSTQKPRSYSKCQDCLARVRRYIVTKLGEDWIFLVLLGLTMALVSWSMDYASAKSLQAYKWIHGELKGNVALQYLAWVTYPMILVMFASLFCNLVSPQAIGSGIPELKTILRGVVLKEYLTLKAFVAKVIGLTAGLGSGMPVGKEGPFVHIASICAAVLSRFMSIFSGVYENGTHNQDLLVCACAVGVATCFAAPVGGVLFSIEVTSTYFAVRNYWRGYFAATFSAFIFRVLSVWNKDAVTITALFKTNFRMDFPFDLQELPAFAIIGISCGFLGAFFVYLNRQVVLFMRRPTALTRFLTRHRLIYPGAVTLIIATLTFPPGFGQFMAGELMPRECINSLFDNFTWTKISGSPLPPGLGRSSAWLHPHVSVFVVLVLFCIMKFWMSAVSTTMPIPSGAFMPVFILGAAFGRLVGEIMATLFPNGILFDGIVYRILPGGYAVIGAAAMTGAVTHTVSTAVICFELTGQISHILPMMVAVILANMVAQGLQPSLYDSIIQVKKLPYLPELALGHISKYNIFVEDIMVRKVKFLSSQSTFRELNYLLENSTLKTIPLVDSKESMILLGSIERTELQAVFDWWLSPERRVFERGQSSPGHGSKVSWESFAFVDEEGAEETAQFEEECNGPVPSPKPQELSTNHTDKRRLPSVRRTLQRLFSSTSSSGQTETQETTAPPLTDTLSPEEIKAWEEEELNKPIDMEQIRIDPSPFQLVERTSLHKTHTLFSLLGLSHAYVTSIGKLVGVVALKELQKAIEGSTRSGVRLRPPLASFRDASRKSKKHQPPSSTPSSPTRDRALWGEGSRREGDPARMESKEDCQRTSLPSRGAPGSDTAPSSPSSSPTSRGAEAASEEPASPSTSSPTSPSPPTSPVSPTSPVLTLSSLQEERDSEESDEPI, encoded by the exons ATGCCCTCTCTTCCACGATCTCTtcctctggcttctctccagcCCCTGCCTCCGCTCAGGGAGGGGTTTTTCCGATCTCGATGCCCGTTTTGTCTATTTCTGTCTGACAGGGTATTCAAGTTG CTGTACGGTGAGTACAGGGAGCAACTGGGAAACTTTGCCCGACGGGAAGCTGCCCGTTTGCTGACAGAGAGACAATGGAGGAGACAGGCGGGGGAAAACACAAGCAGCTCTCGCAAAGGCCTCGGCCGgcggcatcatcatcatcatcaccaccaccatcaccctGTGACCTTGGAGTCTCATCACAGCCACGCCTCCTCTACCCAGAAGCCTCGTTCCTACTCCAAATGCCAAG ATTGTTTGGCTCGTGTGCGGCGGTACATTGTGACCAAGTTGGGGGAGGACTGGATTTTCCTGGTTCTTCTGGGACTGACTATGGCTCTGGTCAGCTGGAGTATGGACTACGCCAGCGCCAAGAGCCTGCAAG cCTATAAGTGGATACATGGGGAGCTGAAGGGCAATGTGGCGCTCCAGTACCTCGCCTGGGTTACCTATCCTATGATCCTTGTCATGTTCGCCTCACTCTTCTGTAACCTGGTTTCCCCACAGGCCATCG gTTCTGGTATTCCTGAGCTGAAAACCATCCTGAGAGGTGTAGTACTGAAGGAGTATCTGACCCTCAAAGCCTTTGTCGCTAAAGTCATCGGGTTGACCGCCGGCCTGGGAAGTGGGATGCCAGTGGgcaaggaa GGTCCCTTTGTCCACATCGCCAGTATCTGTGCTGCAGTGCTCAGTCGATTCATGTCCATCTTCTCTGGAGTCTATGAG AATGGCACCCATAACCAGGACCtgttggtgtgtgcgtgtgctgtgGGAGTGGCCACCTGTTTCGCTGCTCCCGTGGGAG GAGTGTTGTTCAGTATTGAGGTCACGTCTACCTACTTTGCAGTGAGGAATTACTGGCGGGGATATTTTGCCGCCACGTTCAGCGCCTTCATATTCAGGGTGCTCTCTGTTTGGAACAAGGATGCTG TTACCATCACAGCTCTCTTCAAAACTAACTTCCGGATGGATTTCCCCTTTGACCTGCAGGAACTACCTGCATTTGCAATAATAGG gATCTCGTGTGGATTCCTTGGGGCGTTCTTCGTCTACCTGAACAGACAGGTGGTCCTCTTCATGAGACGGCCAACAGCACTCACACGCTTCCTAACCAGACA TCGATTGATCTATCCAGGTGCAGTGACGCTGATCATCGCCACTCTCACCTTCCCTCCTGGATTTGGACAGTTTATGGCTGGAGAG CTGATGCCCAGGGAGTGTATCAACTCCCTGTTTGATAATTTCACCTGGACCAAAATCTCAGGATCCCCCCTCCCGCCCGGCCTGGGTCGCTCTTCTGCATGGCTTCATCCTCACGTCAGCGTTTTCgtcgtcctcgtcctcttctgCATCATGAAG TTCTGGATGTCAGCAGTTTCCACCACAATGCCAATCCCCTCTGGTGCCTTTATGCCAGTGTTCATATTAG GGGCTGCATTCGGTCGCCTTGTAGGGGAGATCATGGCCACTCTTTTCCCAAATGGAATCCTGTTTGATGGGATCGTTTACCGCATCCTGCCGGGAGGTTACGCTGTTATTG GTGCGGCGGCGATGACAGGAGCCGTCACACACACCGTCTCCACAGCTGTAATCTGCTTCGAGCTGACAGGTCAGATCTCCCACATCCTGCCCATGATGGTAGCGGTCATCCTGGCAAACATGGTGGCCCAGGGTCTTCAACCCTCTCTATATGACTCCATCATCCAGGTGAAGAAGCTTCCCTACCTGCCTGAGCTGGCCCTCGGGCACATCAG CAAGTACAACATCTTTGTGGAGGACATCATGGTGCGCAAAGTCAAGTTCCTGTCTTCTCAATCCACCTTTCGTGAACTGAACTATCTGTTAGAGAACTCAACCCTCAAAACCATCCCTCTGGTCGACTCTAAAG AATCCATGATTCTTCTAGGCTCCATCGAGAGAACCGAGCTTCAAGCCGTGTTTGACTGGTGGCTCTCTCCAGAAAGGCGAGTCTTTGAAAGAGGTCAGAGCTCACCTGGCCATGGCTCCAAAGTCAGCTGGGAGTCCTTCGCCTTTGTAGATGAGGAGGGTGCAGAGGAG ACTGCTCAGTTTGAGGAGGAATGTAATGGACCTGTGCCGTCTCCAAAACCTCAGGAGCTCTCCACCAaccacacag ACAAGCGCAGGCTGCCGTCTGTCAGGAGGACCCTTCAGAGACTCTTCTCCTCCACGTCTTCCTCAGGACAGACTGAAACTCAG GAGACCACAGCCCCTCCCCTCACTGACACCCTGTCTCCAGAGGAG atCAAAGCCTGGGAGGAAGAAGAGCTCAATAAACCAATCGATATGGAGCAGATACGTATCGACCCCTCCCCATTTCAGCTGGTGGAGAGAACGTCTCTGCACAAG ACACACACCCTGTTCTCTCTGCTTGGGCTCAGTCATGCCTACGTCACCAGTATTGGAAAGCTGGTGGGCGTTGTGGCTCTGAAGGAG TTACAGAAAGCCATAGAGGGCTCTACACGCAGTGGGGTGAGGCTCCGTCCCCCTCTGGCCAGCTTCAGAGATGCCAGCAGGAAATCCAAGAAACACCAgcctccctcctccaccccatCCTCCCCCACTCGGGACAGAGCCctgtggggggaggggagcaggagggagggggatcCGGCCAGGATGGAGTCCAAGGAGGATTGCCAAAGGACATCTCTGCCTTCCAGAGGAGCTCCCGGGAGTGACACTGCCCCTTCCTCCCCCAGCAGTTCCCCCACCTCAAGAGGAGCTGAGGCTGCTTCAGAGGAGCCGGcatccccctccacctcctcccctacCTCACCTTCACCTCCCACCTCCCCTGTGTCACCCACCAGTCCTGTGCTCACACTATcctccctgcaggaggagagggacagCGAGGAGTCAGATGAGCCTATATAG
- the clcn1b gene encoding chloride channel protein 1 isoform X6, translating into MALVSWSMDYASAKSLQAYKWIHGELKGNVALQYLAWVTYPMILVMFASLFCNLVSPQAIGSGIPELKTILRGVVLKEYLTLKAFVAKVIGLTAGLGSGMPVGKEGPFVHIASICAAVLSRFMSIFSGVYENPYGYTDILTVGCAVGVGCCFGTPLGGVLFSIEVTSTYFAVRNYWRGYFAATFSAFIFRVLSVWNKDAVTITALFKTNFRMDFPFDLQELPAFAIIGISCGFLGAFFVYLNRQVVLFMRRPTALTRFLTRHRLIYPGAVTLIIATLTFPPGFGQFMAGELMPRECINSLFDNFTWTKISGSPLPPGLGRSSAWLHPHVSVFVVLVLFCIMKFWMSAVSTTMPIPSGAFMPVFILGAAFGRLVGEIMATLFPNGILFDGIVYRILPGGYAVIGAAAMTGAVTHTVSTAVICFELTGQISHILPMMVAVILANMVAQGLQPSLYDSIIQVKKLPYLPELALGHISKYNIFVEDIMVRKVKFLSSQSTFRELNYLLENSTLKTIPLVDSKESMILLGSIERTELQAVFDWWLSPERRVFERGQSSPGHGSKVSWESFAFVDEEGAEETAQFEEECNGPVPSPKPQELSTNHTDKRRLPSVRRTLQRLFSSTSSSGQTETQETTAPPLTDTLSPEEIKAWEEEELNKPIDMEQIRIDPSPFQLVERTSLHKTHTLFSLLGLSHAYVTSIGKLVGVVALKELQKAIEGSTRSGVRLRPPLASFRDASRKSKKHQPPSSTPSSPTRDRALWGEGSRREGDPARMESKEDCQRTSLPSRGAPGSDTAPSSPSSSPTSRGAEAASEEPASPSTSSPTSPSPPTSPVSPTSPVLTLSSLQEERDSEESDEPI; encoded by the exons ATGGCTCTGGTCAGCTGGAGTATGGACTACGCCAGCGCCAAGAGCCTGCAAG cCTATAAGTGGATACATGGGGAGCTGAAGGGCAATGTGGCGCTCCAGTACCTCGCCTGGGTTACCTATCCTATGATCCTTGTCATGTTCGCCTCACTCTTCTGTAACCTGGTTTCCCCACAGGCCATCG gTTCTGGTATTCCTGAGCTGAAAACCATCCTGAGAGGTGTAGTACTGAAGGAGTATCTGACCCTCAAAGCCTTTGTCGCTAAAGTCATCGGGTTGACCGCCGGCCTGGGAAGTGGGATGCCAGTGGgcaaggaa GGTCCCTTTGTCCACATCGCCAGTATCTGTGCTGCAGTGCTCAGTCGATTCATGTCCATCTTCTCTGGAGTCTATGAG AACCCTTATGGTTACACAGATATTCTGACTGTTGGCTGTGCCGTTGGGGTTGGATGCTGTTTCGGCACTCCACTAGGAG GAGTGTTGTTCAGTATTGAGGTCACGTCTACCTACTTTGCAGTGAGGAATTACTGGCGGGGATATTTTGCCGCCACGTTCAGCGCCTTCATATTCAGGGTGCTCTCTGTTTGGAACAAGGATGCTG TTACCATCACAGCTCTCTTCAAAACTAACTTCCGGATGGATTTCCCCTTTGACCTGCAGGAACTACCTGCATTTGCAATAATAGG gATCTCGTGTGGATTCCTTGGGGCGTTCTTCGTCTACCTGAACAGACAGGTGGTCCTCTTCATGAGACGGCCAACAGCACTCACACGCTTCCTAACCAGACA TCGATTGATCTATCCAGGTGCAGTGACGCTGATCATCGCCACTCTCACCTTCCCTCCTGGATTTGGACAGTTTATGGCTGGAGAG CTGATGCCCAGGGAGTGTATCAACTCCCTGTTTGATAATTTCACCTGGACCAAAATCTCAGGATCCCCCCTCCCGCCCGGCCTGGGTCGCTCTTCTGCATGGCTTCATCCTCACGTCAGCGTTTTCgtcgtcctcgtcctcttctgCATCATGAAG TTCTGGATGTCAGCAGTTTCCACCACAATGCCAATCCCCTCTGGTGCCTTTATGCCAGTGTTCATATTAG GGGCTGCATTCGGTCGCCTTGTAGGGGAGATCATGGCCACTCTTTTCCCAAATGGAATCCTGTTTGATGGGATCGTTTACCGCATCCTGCCGGGAGGTTACGCTGTTATTG GTGCGGCGGCGATGACAGGAGCCGTCACACACACCGTCTCCACAGCTGTAATCTGCTTCGAGCTGACAGGTCAGATCTCCCACATCCTGCCCATGATGGTAGCGGTCATCCTGGCAAACATGGTGGCCCAGGGTCTTCAACCCTCTCTATATGACTCCATCATCCAGGTGAAGAAGCTTCCCTACCTGCCTGAGCTGGCCCTCGGGCACATCAG CAAGTACAACATCTTTGTGGAGGACATCATGGTGCGCAAAGTCAAGTTCCTGTCTTCTCAATCCACCTTTCGTGAACTGAACTATCTGTTAGAGAACTCAACCCTCAAAACCATCCCTCTGGTCGACTCTAAAG AATCCATGATTCTTCTAGGCTCCATCGAGAGAACCGAGCTTCAAGCCGTGTTTGACTGGTGGCTCTCTCCAGAAAGGCGAGTCTTTGAAAGAGGTCAGAGCTCACCTGGCCATGGCTCCAAAGTCAGCTGGGAGTCCTTCGCCTTTGTAGATGAGGAGGGTGCAGAGGAG ACTGCTCAGTTTGAGGAGGAATGTAATGGACCTGTGCCGTCTCCAAAACCTCAGGAGCTCTCCACCAaccacacag ACAAGCGCAGGCTGCCGTCTGTCAGGAGGACCCTTCAGAGACTCTTCTCCTCCACGTCTTCCTCAGGACAGACTGAAACTCAG GAGACCACAGCCCCTCCCCTCACTGACACCCTGTCTCCAGAGGAG atCAAAGCCTGGGAGGAAGAAGAGCTCAATAAACCAATCGATATGGAGCAGATACGTATCGACCCCTCCCCATTTCAGCTGGTGGAGAGAACGTCTCTGCACAAG ACACACACCCTGTTCTCTCTGCTTGGGCTCAGTCATGCCTACGTCACCAGTATTGGAAAGCTGGTGGGCGTTGTGGCTCTGAAGGAG TTACAGAAAGCCATAGAGGGCTCTACACGCAGTGGGGTGAGGCTCCGTCCCCCTCTGGCCAGCTTCAGAGATGCCAGCAGGAAATCCAAGAAACACCAgcctccctcctccaccccatCCTCCCCCACTCGGGACAGAGCCctgtggggggaggggagcaggagggagggggatcCGGCCAGGATGGAGTCCAAGGAGGATTGCCAAAGGACATCTCTGCCTTCCAGAGGAGCTCCCGGGAGTGACACTGCCCCTTCCTCCCCCAGCAGTTCCCCCACCTCAAGAGGAGCTGAGGCTGCTTCAGAGGAGCCGGcatccccctccacctcctcccctacCTCACCTTCACCTCCCACCTCCCCTGTGTCACCCACCAGTCCTGTGCTCACACTATcctccctgcaggaggagagggacagCGAGGAGTCAGATGAGCCTATATAG
- the clcn1b gene encoding chloride channel protein 1 isoform X5, translating into MLQTSDEEQLYGEYREQLGNFARREAARLLTERQWRRQAGENTSSSRKGLGRRHHHHHHHHHHPVTLESHHSHASSTQKPRSYSKCQDCLARVRRYIVTKLGEDWIFLVLLGLTMALVSWSMDYASAKSLQAYKWIHGELKGNVALQYLAWVTYPMILVMFASLFCNLVSPQAIGSGIPELKTILRGVVLKEYLTLKAFVAKVIGLTAGLGSGMPVGKEGPFVHIASICAAVLSRFMSIFSGVYENPYGYTDILTVGCAVGVGCCFGTPLGGVLFSIEVTSTYFAVRNYWRGYFAATFSAFIFRVLSVWNKDAVTITALFKTNFRMDFPFDLQELPAFAIIGISCGFLGAFFVYLNRQVVLFMRRPTALTRFLTRHRLIYPGAVTLIIATLTFPPGFGQFMAGELMPRECINSLFDNFTWTKISGSPLPPGLGRSSAWLHPHVSVFVVLVLFCIMKFWMSAVSTTMPIPSGAFMPVFILGAAFGRLVGEIMATLFPNGILFDGIVYRILPGGYAVIGAAAMTGAVTHTVSTAVICFELTGQISHILPMMVAVILANMVAQGLQPSLYDSIIQVKKLPYLPELALGHISKYNIFVEDIMVRKVKFLSSQSTFRELNYLLENSTLKTIPLVDSKESMILLGSIERTELQAVFDWWLSPERRVFERGQSSPGHGSKVSWESFAFVDEEGAEETAQFEEECNGPVPSPKPQELSTNHTDKRRLPSVRRTLQRLFSSTSSSGQTETQETTAPPLTDTLSPEEIKAWEEEELNKPIDMEQIRIDPSPFQLVERTSLHKTHTLFSLLGLSHAYVTSIGKLVGVVALKELQKAIEGSTRSGVRLRPPLASFRDASRKSKKHQPPSSTPSSPTRDRALWGEGSRREGDPARMESKEDCQRTSLPSRGAPGSDTAPSSPSSSPTSRGAEAASEEPASPSTSSPTSPSPPTSPVSPTSPVLTLSSLQEERDSEESDEPI; encoded by the exons ATGCTTCAGACATCTGATGAGGAACAG CTGTACGGTGAGTACAGGGAGCAACTGGGAAACTTTGCCCGACGGGAAGCTGCCCGTTTGCTGACAGAGAGACAATGGAGGAGACAGGCGGGGGAAAACACAAGCAGCTCTCGCAAAGGCCTCGGCCGgcggcatcatcatcatcatcaccaccaccatcaccctGTGACCTTGGAGTCTCATCACAGCCACGCCTCCTCTACCCAGAAGCCTCGTTCCTACTCCAAATGCCAAG ATTGTTTGGCTCGTGTGCGGCGGTACATTGTGACCAAGTTGGGGGAGGACTGGATTTTCCTGGTTCTTCTGGGACTGACTATGGCTCTGGTCAGCTGGAGTATGGACTACGCCAGCGCCAAGAGCCTGCAAG cCTATAAGTGGATACATGGGGAGCTGAAGGGCAATGTGGCGCTCCAGTACCTCGCCTGGGTTACCTATCCTATGATCCTTGTCATGTTCGCCTCACTCTTCTGTAACCTGGTTTCCCCACAGGCCATCG gTTCTGGTATTCCTGAGCTGAAAACCATCCTGAGAGGTGTAGTACTGAAGGAGTATCTGACCCTCAAAGCCTTTGTCGCTAAAGTCATCGGGTTGACCGCCGGCCTGGGAAGTGGGATGCCAGTGGgcaaggaa GGTCCCTTTGTCCACATCGCCAGTATCTGTGCTGCAGTGCTCAGTCGATTCATGTCCATCTTCTCTGGAGTCTATGAG AACCCTTATGGTTACACAGATATTCTGACTGTTGGCTGTGCCGTTGGGGTTGGATGCTGTTTCGGCACTCCACTAGGAG GAGTGTTGTTCAGTATTGAGGTCACGTCTACCTACTTTGCAGTGAGGAATTACTGGCGGGGATATTTTGCCGCCACGTTCAGCGCCTTCATATTCAGGGTGCTCTCTGTTTGGAACAAGGATGCTG TTACCATCACAGCTCTCTTCAAAACTAACTTCCGGATGGATTTCCCCTTTGACCTGCAGGAACTACCTGCATTTGCAATAATAGG gATCTCGTGTGGATTCCTTGGGGCGTTCTTCGTCTACCTGAACAGACAGGTGGTCCTCTTCATGAGACGGCCAACAGCACTCACACGCTTCCTAACCAGACA TCGATTGATCTATCCAGGTGCAGTGACGCTGATCATCGCCACTCTCACCTTCCCTCCTGGATTTGGACAGTTTATGGCTGGAGAG CTGATGCCCAGGGAGTGTATCAACTCCCTGTTTGATAATTTCACCTGGACCAAAATCTCAGGATCCCCCCTCCCGCCCGGCCTGGGTCGCTCTTCTGCATGGCTTCATCCTCACGTCAGCGTTTTCgtcgtcctcgtcctcttctgCATCATGAAG TTCTGGATGTCAGCAGTTTCCACCACAATGCCAATCCCCTCTGGTGCCTTTATGCCAGTGTTCATATTAG GGGCTGCATTCGGTCGCCTTGTAGGGGAGATCATGGCCACTCTTTTCCCAAATGGAATCCTGTTTGATGGGATCGTTTACCGCATCCTGCCGGGAGGTTACGCTGTTATTG GTGCGGCGGCGATGACAGGAGCCGTCACACACACCGTCTCCACAGCTGTAATCTGCTTCGAGCTGACAGGTCAGATCTCCCACATCCTGCCCATGATGGTAGCGGTCATCCTGGCAAACATGGTGGCCCAGGGTCTTCAACCCTCTCTATATGACTCCATCATCCAGGTGAAGAAGCTTCCCTACCTGCCTGAGCTGGCCCTCGGGCACATCAG CAAGTACAACATCTTTGTGGAGGACATCATGGTGCGCAAAGTCAAGTTCCTGTCTTCTCAATCCACCTTTCGTGAACTGAACTATCTGTTAGAGAACTCAACCCTCAAAACCATCCCTCTGGTCGACTCTAAAG AATCCATGATTCTTCTAGGCTCCATCGAGAGAACCGAGCTTCAAGCCGTGTTTGACTGGTGGCTCTCTCCAGAAAGGCGAGTCTTTGAAAGAGGTCAGAGCTCACCTGGCCATGGCTCCAAAGTCAGCTGGGAGTCCTTCGCCTTTGTAGATGAGGAGGGTGCAGAGGAG ACTGCTCAGTTTGAGGAGGAATGTAATGGACCTGTGCCGTCTCCAAAACCTCAGGAGCTCTCCACCAaccacacag ACAAGCGCAGGCTGCCGTCTGTCAGGAGGACCCTTCAGAGACTCTTCTCCTCCACGTCTTCCTCAGGACAGACTGAAACTCAG GAGACCACAGCCCCTCCCCTCACTGACACCCTGTCTCCAGAGGAG atCAAAGCCTGGGAGGAAGAAGAGCTCAATAAACCAATCGATATGGAGCAGATACGTATCGACCCCTCCCCATTTCAGCTGGTGGAGAGAACGTCTCTGCACAAG ACACACACCCTGTTCTCTCTGCTTGGGCTCAGTCATGCCTACGTCACCAGTATTGGAAAGCTGGTGGGCGTTGTGGCTCTGAAGGAG TTACAGAAAGCCATAGAGGGCTCTACACGCAGTGGGGTGAGGCTCCGTCCCCCTCTGGCCAGCTTCAGAGATGCCAGCAGGAAATCCAAGAAACACCAgcctccctcctccaccccatCCTCCCCCACTCGGGACAGAGCCctgtggggggaggggagcaggagggagggggatcCGGCCAGGATGGAGTCCAAGGAGGATTGCCAAAGGACATCTCTGCCTTCCAGAGGAGCTCCCGGGAGTGACACTGCCCCTTCCTCCCCCAGCAGTTCCCCCACCTCAAGAGGAGCTGAGGCTGCTTCAGAGGAGCCGGcatccccctccacctcctcccctacCTCACCTTCACCTCCCACCTCCCCTGTGTCACCCACCAGTCCTGTGCTCACACTATcctccctgcaggaggagagggacagCGAGGAGTCAGATGAGCCTATATAG